The genomic region GGACTGAAGTCACCCAGAAAGAAGTCACTTGACATTTGCGTGCTGATTGGGTCGATCGAATTTCCCGCCGTTTCATTCATTATAATGTGGTTAAATGTTAAACCTGCAGTGACTGTCTTCTGTAACATACCAGCAGCTTAATTTAACGTTACTCGTTCAGTGACACCATCCATTATGTGTCAGGATATTGACGTGAAGGAACAAATTCGAGATCCAGATGTAAACAAAGGCGTAGCCCACCTTCAAGTttcaaaacacagaaatgtaaCGTGTggacagtggttctcaaaaGTGGGGACCTTGAGTGGGTTCCAAGGTAAAAGGGTAATACtgtattttcattgtaattccatccataagtagcacaatgacagaatgtatgactactTGGGTCAAAGCAACAATTCCATCAGATGGGGGACTCTAGGACAAAATCTTATTAAATGGGGGTCTGTGGtttaatttgtgtcagtttaggggtctttgatgtgaaaaagtttgagaaccactgacctgttagcacACCAGTTTGACTGTTATTGATGTCTTCTAAGGCTGTTTCAACTTATGTAACATTACATGGCAAAAGTCTgaaaacacagggaaaaaaGGACTAAACCAGACCGCTAGATAACTGTGATCCAGTGAAAATTAATAAGCATCTGTAAATGTAGTTGTGTTATAATCCACTTGAGTAATAGAGTACATTCACAGCTCATAATGTGTATTGCATAAGCTCTTCATCACACATGTGGTTGAGCGACTTGAGTTGGACTTGTGCCTTGGAGGTGTTGTGCATAGTATTTTTGCAGGTTACTTACTGAATACATGTCcccttgtttttgtgtttagtcTTCACATACTATGAAGTACATCCTGGTTACTGGTGGTGTCATATCTGGTATTGGTAAGGGCATCATTGCCAGCAGCGTGGGAACAATCCTCAAGTCCTGCGGACTTCATGTTACAGCCATCAAAATCGACCCATATATCAATATAGATGCgggcaccttttcaccttatGAACATGGTGAGTAATTGAGTGCATTCAACAAGGTTGCTTTTTATCGTCCTTGACGTGTCATCTGCTGTTTTTATCCAGTCCAGCAGTTAATATTTGGCAAGATGTGGTGGGGCAACATGTGGCATAGAGGGTAGACTGAGATGGGTGGCAAGGGGCAAGCTGTTTCCATACAATAGGTATTTATTGTTTCAGTGTGCAAAGCActgcatttctgtcatttttagATCTGCTTTTTCACTAACCCTATGATAAATTGATGTCTGTGTTGTGCAGGTGAAGTTTTTGTTCTAGATGATGGTGGGGAAGTGGATCTAGACTTGGGGAACTATGAGCGTTTCCTGGACATCCGTCTTACCAGAGACAACAACCTCACCACTGGAAAGATCTACCAGTCTGTCATCaacaaggagaggaggggagattACCTGGGCAAGACTGTACAGGGTGAGTGAGTGCACCTACTCTAGATTGGTGCCAAAACATGTGTTCAGTGTTTCTTCAGACAGATAATGTGGCATGAGCTGCATTTCCCTTACCAAGTATGTCCAGTGAGTAGTGTTGATTGGTTTTATGACTTTTATTCTATATTCTGTTTTCAGTTGTACCCCACATCACAGATGCCATCCAGGAGTGGGTGATGAAGCAGGCCATGATCCCAGTAGATTGTGATGGTGTGGAGCCTCAAGTTTGTGTCATAGAGGTAAAGTTGGTCTTAGGTACTTGTCTGTGTTCACATTAAGCAGGAATATATGTAGatagtgtgtgtttatagaggaaaaagaggaggcTTTCAAACAGAAATGAAACCAAGCATGTTGCCTGAAGCCATGGAAAATATTGGCAGTTGGGAGAAATTGCTAaatgtacacaaaataaaacactgttttgtactgtttttctgttcactgcaacatttgtcattttagtgGTATTACTTGAGTGTTTGTTTGAcaatatgtactgtaaaagcatttcagctTAAGTATATTTGCAGCCTTACCTCCACTAGTTCTTTTACTATGGCATGCATCAAAACCAGTCAGGTCAGGTTTATAGGCATAGTATAGCTGATGGCATTTTGCAAGTTCAAAGGATTATGCAAGGTGCTGATAACCAACATGTTTGTTCACGCATGCAACTCTTTGGTCAAAGCTGGTGTCTTTTGTCAGCAGCTGGGAGGCACGGTCGGGGACATTGAGAGCATGCCCTTCATCGAGGCCTTCAGACAGTTCCAGTTCAAGGTGAAGAGGGAGAACTTCTGCAACATTCATGTCAGCCTGATACCACAGGTATGGCACACTTGTGAACACCGGAATGTCACGTATTCATCACCAGGGATACTTTTAGCTTCaaattgaagttttatttttcaatttacTCATTTTTTAATTGTGTTGGAAAGGGGCTACAATTTGAggagatttttttgtgtgtgtgtgtcttcagcCCAATACCACAGGAGAGCAGAAAACCAAACCAACCCAGAACAGTGTGAGGGAGCTCAGAGGACTGGGCTTGTCTCCAGATTTGGTGAGTCAGATTACAATTTGTTCTTAAACTTCGCATTCCCTCCTGCACCCCAGATAAAAACTCTCTTTATGTGTAGAAATCCATAACCAATAATTCTTTGTTACGTACATCTCATCAAACAAATACAATCTGACCTAAAATACAAGATATGATGTTTACATAGGAATCTTTGAGATTATTCCCATGTCCTGTTGTATGTTATGATAAAAAATAAGCATTGATTCTTGTCAGATTATGTGCCGCTGTTCATCGCCCCTAGAAACGGCTGTCAAGGAGAAGATCTCCATGTTTTGTCATGTGGAGCCCACACAGGtgatggggtgtgtgtgtgtgtgtgtgtgtgtgtgtgtgtgtgtgtaaaacaaaaaaacacacttgcTTTTTGCATAGGGCATTCTGCTAACATAAGTCAATACAGTTGTGCTCATAAGTTTGAAACCCTGGCAGAAATTCTGgcattgatttttaaaatatgactgATCATGCAAAATAACTGACTTTGATTTAAGGATACTGATCatataaagacatttctttttacatagttgttttaaataataatgataacataAATCACCCAAATGGCCCTGATCAAAAGTTTACATACCCTTGACTGTTTGGGCttgttacagacacacaacacaaagtgacacagacaggtgaaaaTGGCCATTTAAAGTTAATTTCTCACACCTGTGGCTTTTAAAATTAGTGTCTGTGTATAAATAGTCAATGAGTTTGTCAGCTCTCAAATGGATGCACTGAGCAGGCTAGATACTGAGCTATGGGGAGCAGAAAAGAACTGTCAAAAGCTTTATAAAGATGGAAAAGAATATAAAAAGATTTCCAAAGCCTTGTAAATACTAGTCAGTACTGTTCAATCACTTACTAAGAAGTGGAACATTCTGGGATCTCTTGATTCCAAGCCAAGGTCAGGTAGACCAAAGATTTCAGCCAAAACTGTGAGAAGAATTGTCCAGGATACAAGGAAAAACCCACAGGTAACCTCAGGAAAAATACAGTCTGCTCTGGAAAAAGATGGTTGTTGCAAGGAGCACAATATGATGGTACTTGAACAAAAATACGCTGGATAAGTTGCCAGAAAGAAGCTTTTACTGCACCAATGCCACAAAAAAAGCCCGGTTACAATATGCCCGACAATACCTTGACACAGCTTCAAAAGCTGTGAGGCTTCACTAAAATGTTTTGGGGTGTGTGAGCTCTAAAGGCACTTGTGAAAATTGATGGCAAGATGAATGTAGCACGTTATCAGAAAATACAGGCAGACAATTTGCATTCTTCTGCACGGAAGCTGCGCATGGGATGCTCTTGGACTTTCCAGCATGATAACCCAAAGCACAAGGCCAAGTTAACTCTCCAGTGGTTAACGCAGAAAAAGGtaaaggttctggagtggccatCACAGTCTCCTGACCTTAATATCATTGAGCCACTCTGGGGAGATCTCAAATGTAAGGTTCATTCAAGACGACCAAAGACTTTGCATGACCTGGGGGCATTTTGCCAAGATGAATGGGCAGCTATACGACCTGCAAAAATTTGGGGCTTCATAGACAACTATTACAAAAGACTAGATGTTTTTAATTTACTACATGTCATTGACGCTAAAGGTGGCAATACACAGTATTAAGAACTAAGGGGTATGCAGACTTTTGAAAAGTGGTCgggtcatttttttttttctttgtagccattttttgttttatgactGTGCCATTCCGTTATGACCTACAGTTCAATGTGAATCTCATAAGAAATAAAAGTCATGTGTTTTGCCCACTCACGCTTGTTGTCTTTACACATGGGATATATATTACCAATTCTCCAAGGGTTTGCAAACTTTTGACCACAACTCTATCTGGTATAATCCATGTTGTCCCTACATCTGCAGCTGTGgtattgttttgttgtattttatcatACAAGAGGTATATAGTACATATAAGAACGATATGAGCTAAGTAAGGAAGGATAACTGCTACTTCATTGTATGCTAATATCAATTAGGATCGAGTGATACTTGATTAAATCATTTCCCGATGATGTGGGAATGTGACTGGCACTGGCTGGTCAGTTGGTCGGCTATCCACTGGGATGTAAGAGCCATGCAACTATATTGTTGCACCGTCCACTGCACACAAAGCTCCTCATGTACTCTGGGAACTTGTAGCCTCAAAAGGTGAGAAtccttacaaataaaaaatattacaaaggGCGGCACAGGTAAAgttaacataaaaatgttaacattgctctaccttttttttgtaatttaagaAATAAAGCTGAAAGAACATGTTTTCATAATTCTTTCCAGGTGATCTGTGTCCAAGACGTCTCCTCAGTCTACAGAGTGCCTCTGCTGCTGGAGGACCAGGGGGTTGTGAGCTACCTCTGTCAGCGGCTGAACCTGCCTATCGAGAGGAGGCCCAGGAAGATGCTCACAAAGTGGAAGGAGATGGCTGACAGGTGAGGAAGACTTAATTGTTAACTTTTTCTGTGCCTGTGTCTTGTTTAAGGGTTGAAAGGAAAAGCACACAAATCAATACAAATTATTAACCATTATCCGTTCTGGAACTATTAAGTCACTCAGGCACTTTGTCATCTCTGGGATTTGGGTTACAAACCAAAGAATGGCGAACTCTGAAAGACAAATGTTCCTCCGTGTACTGTGGAGGTCACCATGCTgaccatttttttttctttgactaGAAGTGGTGCACCAGGTCAGTACCATGAttcatctcttcctctcttctcagATCTGACCGTCTCTTGGAGCATGTTTCCATAGCCCTAGTGGGGAAATACACAAAGTTAGCAGACTCCTACACCTCCGTTATCAAGGCCCTAGAGCACTCAGCCCTGGCCATTAATCACAAACTAGAGGTCAAGGtatgaaaacatttcacacttttgttattttttttaattgatttctgGATTTAGCTGCTCTGCTTTGCAGTTTATGTGTTGATTGTCGTTACAAATACTTTTAAAACAGGCATAACGACTAACGTATGTTCCCATATGTATACAGAAGTTAGCCTGTTGGCCATGATGTTGACTGATTCCCTTCCAAATTATTACCACAGTACATAGACTCTGCAGACCTGGAGACTACCACTCTGCAAGATGAGCCAGTAAAATATCATGAAGCCTGGCAAAAGCTCTGCAGTTCTGAGTGAGTAGACAAAGCTGGGAGAACACAAGCGCC from Micropterus dolomieu isolate WLL.071019.BEF.003 ecotype Adirondacks linkage group LG03, ASM2129224v1, whole genome shotgun sequence harbors:
- the LOC123969020 gene encoding CTP synthase 1-like isoform X2 produces the protein MKYILVTGGVISGIGKGIIASSVGTILKSCGLHVTAIKIDPYINIDAGTFSPYEHGEVFVLDDGGEVDLDLGNYERFLDIRLTRDNNLTTGKIYQSVINKERRGDYLGKTVQVVPHITDAIQEWVMKQAMIPVDCDGVEPQVCVIELGGTVGDIESMPFIEAFRQFQFKVKRENFCNIHVSLIPQPNTTGEQKTKPTQNSVRELRGLGLSPDLIMCRCSSPLETAVKEKISMFCHVEPTQVICVQDVSSVYRVPLLLEDQGVVSYLCQRLNLPIERRPRKMLTKWKEMADRSDRLLEHVSIALVGKYTKLADSYTSVIKALEHSALAINHKLEVKYIDSADLETTTLQDEPVKYHEAWQKLCSSDGVLVPGGFGVRGTEGKMLAINWARKQNKPLLGVCLGMQLAVCEFARNVLGWEDANSTEFNPESKYPVVIDMPEHNPGQMGGTMRLGKRRTIFKSSTSVLRKLYGDVEYVEERHRHRFEVNPELKHHFEKKGLQFVGQDVEGERMEVIELEDHCYFVGVQYHPEFTSRPIKPSPPYFGLLLAAAGKLQSYLTKGCRLSPRDTYSGSSGSSSPEVDISELKFPS
- the LOC123969020 gene encoding CTP synthase 1-like isoform X3: MKYILVTGGVISGIGKGIIASSVGTILKSCGLHVTAIKIDPYINIDAGTFSPYEHGEVFVLDDGGEVDLDLGNYERFLDIRLTRDNNLTTGKIYQSVINKERRGDYLGKTVQVVPHITDAIQEWVMKQAMIPVDCDGVEPQVCVIEQLGGTVGDIESMPFIEAFRQFQFKVKRENFCNIHVSLIPQPNTTGEQKTKPTQNSVRELRGLGLSPDLVICVQDVSSVYRVPLLLEDQGVVSYLCQRLNLPIERRPRKMLTKWKEMADRSDRLLEHVSIALVGKYTKLADSYTSVIKALEHSALAINHKLEVKYIDSADLETTTLQDEPVKYHEAWQKLCSSDGVLVPGGFGVRGTEGKMLAINWARKQNKPLLGVCLGMQLAVCEFARNVLGWEDANSTEFNPESKYPVVIDMPEHNPGQMGGTMRLGKRRTIFKSSTSVLRKLYGDVEYVEERHRHRFEVNPELKHHFEKKGLQFVGQDVEGERMEVIELEDHCYFVGVQYHPEFTSRPIKPSPPYFGLLLAAAGKLQSYLTKGCRLSPRDTYSGSSGSSSPEVDISELKFPS
- the LOC123969020 gene encoding CTP synthase 1-like isoform X1; translated protein: MKYILVTGGVISGIGKGIIASSVGTILKSCGLHVTAIKIDPYINIDAGTFSPYEHGEVFVLDDGGEVDLDLGNYERFLDIRLTRDNNLTTGKIYQSVINKERRGDYLGKTVQVVPHITDAIQEWVMKQAMIPVDCDGVEPQVCVIEQLGGTVGDIESMPFIEAFRQFQFKVKRENFCNIHVSLIPQPNTTGEQKTKPTQNSVRELRGLGLSPDLIMCRCSSPLETAVKEKISMFCHVEPTQVICVQDVSSVYRVPLLLEDQGVVSYLCQRLNLPIERRPRKMLTKWKEMADRSDRLLEHVSIALVGKYTKLADSYTSVIKALEHSALAINHKLEVKYIDSADLETTTLQDEPVKYHEAWQKLCSSDGVLVPGGFGVRGTEGKMLAINWARKQNKPLLGVCLGMQLAVCEFARNVLGWEDANSTEFNPESKYPVVIDMPEHNPGQMGGTMRLGKRRTIFKSSTSVLRKLYGDVEYVEERHRHRFEVNPELKHHFEKKGLQFVGQDVEGERMEVIELEDHCYFVGVQYHPEFTSRPIKPSPPYFGLLLAAAGKLQSYLTKGCRLSPRDTYSGSSGSSSPEVDISELKFPS